A single region of the Mercenaria mercenaria strain notata chromosome 6, MADL_Memer_1, whole genome shotgun sequence genome encodes:
- the LOC128557752 gene encoding E3 ubiquitin-protein ligase TRIM71-like → MAVPGKLAASSKQDSNLICLPCDRDGLRESVYGFCQDCQEHLCETCFKHHKRSRPSMNHVLLGRDEMPKNQTIDTVRPGDKTDFCANHKDNSLDFYCYKHRKVGCYVCVTLEHKLCEVDYIPDISGSVSDEIRDLMTEMEYLVNKCKTNMENAKTATHQLDLNYKNVAEDIKRFRKEINDRLDHMEIEITSKLEALVNTAKVKQENVNVACGEIAEEVNCSQLNLNYLSEENKQNQLFIEMKHVEDRLSILTCKEKQILEDNETEDDIEFTPNKKIIELLKTENNFGSVSVYGKPSADKAICVQYKGTVSVKSSSDKKECDVTSLVMISPSQMAVADRCNRSIKLIDVENGALISEITLSSAPLDVISLPQNKLAVALTDENHIQILSYTNTGMSFDRRLDVRESCFGIACCQDKLVVACNYNPGKVIILNLAGKVLNEFDSPGLLNGPEKIVISRDEKFLCVSDCFERYKCVKMDWQGNTINVYDEPGYKAPFGIQELEDGTFLVCYSKSNTIVRLSGSCKKCEMKGFEKVNLCRPRAVAYCDRNHTLYVSLASKKGKSVSDTIKVFKVKWM, encoded by the coding sequence ATGGCGGTACCAGGAAAATTAGCTGCTTCTTCCAAACAAGACTCGAACTTGATATGCCTTCCATGTGATAGAGATGGCTTGAGGGAATCAGTTTATGGATTTTGCCAGGACTGCCAAGAACACCTGTGTGAAACATGTTTCAAGCACCACAAAAGGTCAAGGCCATCGATGAATCATGTCCTTCTTGGCAGAGACGAAATGCCAAAGAACCAAACAATTGATACTGTGAGACCTGGTGACAAAACGGATTTTTGTGCAAATCATAAAGATAATTCATTAGATTTTTACTGTTACAAACACAGGAAAGTTGGATGCTATGTCTGTGTTACACTGGAACACAAACTTTGCGAGGTAGACTATATTCCTGATATATCAGGAAGTGTGTCTGATGAGATAAGGGATTTGATGACAGAAATGGAATATTTGGTTAACAAATGTAAAACCAACATGGAAAATGCTAAAACGGCTACACATCAGCTGGACCTGAACTATAAGAATGTTGCGGAAGACATCAAACgttttagaaaagaaataaatgaccGTTTAGATCATATGGAAATTGAGATTACTAGCAAACTTGAAGCTCTTGTAAACACAGCAAAAGTTAAACAAGAAAATGTTAACGTAGCTTGTGGTGAAATAGCCGAAGAAGTAAATTGTTCGCAGTTGAATCTAAACTATCTAAGTGAGGAAAATAAGCAGAACCAACTATTTATTGAAATGAAGCATGTTGAGGACCGTCTGTCTATACTGACATGTAAGGAAAAGCAAATACTCGAGGACAATGAAACAGAAGACGACATTGAATTTACCCCAAACAAAAAGATAATTGAGCTACTCAAGACTGAGAACAATTTTGGAAGTGTATCTGTGTATGGAAAACCATCAGCGGATAAAGCAATATGTGTACAATACAAAGGTACTGTCAGCGTTAAGTCTTCATCTGATAAGAAGGAATGCGACGTCACTAGTCTTGTTATGATTTCTCCATCGCAGATGGCTGTGGCTGACCGATGCAACAGAAGTATCAAACTTATTGACGTAGAAAATGGTGCATTAATATCAGAAATAACCCTCTCTTCAGCTCCACTTGATGTAATAAGTCTTCCACAAAATAAACTTGCTGTAGCTTTGACTGATGAAAACCATATCCAGATTTTGTCTTATACTAACACAGGTATGTCTTTTGATCGACGTTTAGATGTTAGAGAATCATGTTTTGGTATAGCTTGTTGTCAAGATAAGCTCGTCGTCGCGTGTAATTACAATCCCGGAAAGGTGATTATTCTGAATCTTGCCGGGAAGGTTCTGAATGAGTTTGATTCTCCTGGTTTGTTAAATGGACCCGAAAAGATTGTCATCAGCAGAGACGAaaaattcttatgtgtttccgaTTGTTTTGAACGATACAAGTGCGTTAAAATGGACTGGCAGGGAAATACCATTAACGTTTACGACGAGCCAGGATATAAAGCACCCTTCGGAATCCAGGAGTTAGAAGATGGCACCTTTCTGGTGTGTTACAGTAAAAGTAACACTATCGTTAGACTATCAGGTAGCTGCAAGAAATGTGAAATGAAAGGATTTGAGAAAGTAAATCTTTGTCGTCCAAGAGCTGTAGCATATTGTGATAGAAATCACACATTGTATGTCAGCCTTGCGTCAAAGAAAGGGAAAAGTGTGAGTGATACCATAAAAGTCTTCAAAGTTAAATGGATGTAA
- the LOC128558045 gene encoding lipase ZK262.3-like has protein sequence MIILAYRGTATTYGKQQLYDEIVSVLTKPKTSFIIGGEVQHYFKQAYDKLFPCVRSSVEELIRKYPDYDVLIIGHSLGGAIASLTAASLIYTGVVRENKLPLYTFGMPRVGDKDYALSHDRIVNNSWRVVHGRDIVAHLPTCNLLFGCRVTASGPYQHRTEIFYKADPMTISSTYKQCEGNEDDRCSNGLITKNWCVPGVDLDECIDYHKVYFGIPVGTYCNEKGSRRKRSATERSRMWDKFSSDECRRINIPKGSTVNAAIEACKMRESILIFITLLIFENAWI, from the coding sequence ATGATAATACTGGCGTACCGTGGGACTGCTACTACTTACGGAAAGCAACAGCTCTATGATGAAATTGTTTCAGTTTTGACAAAACCAAAAACATCCTTTATAATCGGAGGGGAAGTCCAGCATTATTTTAAACAGGCATATGACAAACTGTTCCCATGTGTTCGCAGTAGTGTAGAAGAATTGATCAGGAAATATCCGGATTACGATGTTTTAATAATTGGCCATTCACTTGGAGGGGCGATAGCTTCACTTACCGCCGCGTCACTTATATATACAGGCGTTGTACGTgaaaataaattgcctttatacACTTTTGGAATGCCAAGAGTTGGAGACAAGGACTATGCCCTTAGTCATGACAGAATTGTAAACAATAGTTGGCGTGTCGTTCACGGTAGAGATATAGTCGCACATCTTCCAACTTGCAACTTATTGTTTGGATGTAGAGTAACAGCAAGTGGTCCATACCAACATCGCACAGAAATTTTCTACAAAGCAGATCCTATGACCATAAGTTCCACCTATAAACAGTGTGAAGGGAATGAAGATGACCGATGTAGTAACGGTCTTATAACTAAGAACTGGTGTGTACCGGGTGTAGATTTAGATGAGTGCATTGACTATCATAAAGTTTACTTTGGAATTCCAGTCGGTACTTACTGTAATGAAAAAGGCTCTCGAAGAAAACGCAGCGCAACTGAGCGCTCGCGGATGTGGGATAAATTCTCAAGTGATGAATGCAGGCGAATAAATATACCGAAAGGTTCTACAGTCAACGCCGCAATTGAAGCGTGCAAAATGCGAGAAAGCATCttaattttcataacattattgatttttgaaaatgCTTGGATCTAA
- the LOC123550117 gene encoding uncharacterized protein LOC123550117 isoform X1 — protein sequence MEVPGKLADSSDQDSNLICLPCDRDGLRESVYGFCQDCQEHLCETCFKHHKRSRPSRNHVLLGRDEMPKNQKIDIVGPDDKTDFCANHKDKSLEFYCNKHRKVACYVCVTLEHKLCDVDYIPDISGSVSDEIRNLITEMEYLVNKCKTNMENAKAATHQLDLNYKKVAEDIKLFRKEINDCLDHMEIEVNRKVEALVHTAKLKQENVNVACGEIVEEVNCSQLNLNYLNEENKQNQLFIEMKHVEDRLSVLTCKEKQILEDNELEVDIEFTPNKKIIELLKTENNFGSVSQYGKPSADKAIYVQYKGTVSVKSSSDEKECDVTGLVMISSSQIIVADRINRNIKLIDVEIGALISEITLSSVPNDVISLPQNKLAVALPGEKCIQILSYANTGMTFDRRLDVRESCYGIAYCQDKLVVACNYSPGKVIIMNLAGKVLNEFDSPGLFVGPKKIVISRDEKFLYVSDCFFRQKCVKMDWQGNTINVYDEPGYESPFGIQELEDGTFLVCYRDSDNIVRLSGSCKKCEMKGFEKANLCRPRAVAYCDRDHTLYVSLASEKGKRVSDTIKVFKVKWM from the coding sequence ATGGAGGTACCAGGGAAATTAGCTGATTCTTCCGATCAAGACTCGAACTTGATATGCCTTCCATGTGATAGAGATGGCTTGAGGGAATCAGTTTATGGCTTTTGCCAGGACTGCCAAGAACACCTGTGTGAAACATGTTTTAAGCACCACAAAAGGTCAAGGCCATCGAGGAACCATGTCCTTCTTGGCAGAGACGAAATGCCAAAGAACCAAAAAATTGATATTGTGGGACCTGATGACAAAACGGATTTTTGTGCAAATCATAAAGATAAATCGTTGGAGTTTTACTGTAACAAACACAGGAAAGTTGCATGTTATGTTTGCGTTACATTGGAACACAAACTTTGCGATGTAGACTATATTCCTGATATATCAGGAAGTGTGTCTGATGAGATAAGGAATTTGATAACAGAAATGGAATATTTGGTTAACAAATGTAAAACCAACATGGAAAATGCTAAAGCAGCTACACATCAGCTGGACCTGAACTATAAGAAAGTTGCTGAAGACATCAAGCTTTTTAGGAAAGAAATAAATGATTGTTTAGATCATATGGAAATTGAGGTAAATAGAAAAGTTGAAGCTCTTGTACACACggcaaaacttaaacaagaaaatGTTAACGTAGCTTGTGGAGAAATAGTCGAAGAAGTGAATTGTTCGCAGTTGAATCTAAACTATCTAAATGAGGAAAATAAGCAGAACCAACTATTTATTGAAATGAAGCATGTTGAGGACCGTCTGTCTGTACTGACATGTAAGGAAAAGCAAATACTCGAGGACAATGAATTAGAAGTAGATATTGAATTTACCCCAAACAAAAAGATAATTGAGCTACTCAAGACTGAGAACAACTTTGGAAGTGTATCTCAGTATGGAAAACCATCAGCGGATAAAGCAATATATGTACAATACAAAGGTACTGTCAGCGTTAAGTCTTCATCTGATGAGAAGGAATGCGACGTCACTGGTCTGGTTATGATTTCTTCATCGCAAATAATCGTCGCTGACCGAATCAACAGAAATATCAAACTTATTGACGTGGAAATTGGTGCATTAATATCAGAAATAACACTCTCTTCAGTTCCCAATGATGTAATAAGTCTTCCACAAAATAAACTTGCTGTAGCTTTGCCTGGTGAAAAATGTATCCAGATTTTGTCTTATGCTAACACAGGTATGACTTTTGATCGACGTTTAGATGTTAGAGAATCATGTTATGGTATAGCTTATTGTCAAGATAAGCTCGTCGTCGCGTGTAATTACAGTCCCGGAAAGGTGATTATTATGAATCTTGCCGGAAAGGTTCTGAACGAGTTTGATTCTCCTGGTTTGTTTGTTGGGCCCAAAAAGATTGTTATCAGCAGAGACGAAAAATTCCTATATGTTTCTGATTGTTTTTTCAGACAAAAGTGCGTTAAAATGGACTGGCAGGGAAATACCATTAACGTCTATGACGAGCCAGGGTATGAATCACCCTTCGGAATCCAGGAGTTAGAAGATGGCACCTTTCTGGTGTGTTACAGAGACAGTGACAATATCGTTAGACTATCAGGTAGCTGCAAGAAATGTGAAATGAAAGGATTTGAGAAAGCAAATCTCTGTCGCCCAAGAGCTGTAGCATATTGTGATAGAGATCACACATTGTACGTCAGCCTTGCCTCAGAGAAAGGAAAAAGAGTGAGTGATACCATAAAAGTGTTCAAAGTTAAATGGATGTAA
- the LOC123550117 gene encoding uncharacterized protein LOC123550117 isoform X2, with translation MEVPGKLADSSDQDSNLICLPCDRDGLRESVYGFCQDCQEHLCETCFKHHKRSRPSRNHVLLGRDEMPKNQKIDIVGPDDKTDFCANHKDKSLEFYCNKHRKVACYVCVTLEHKLCDVDYIPDISGSVSDEIRNLITEMEYLVNKCKTNMENAKAATHQLDLNYKKVAEDIKLFRKEINDCLDHMEIEVNRKVEALVHTAKLKQENVNVACGEIVEEVNCSQLNLNYLNEENKQNQLFIEMKHVEDRLSVLTCKEKQILEDNELEVDIEFTPNKKIIELLKTENNFGSVSQYGKPSADKAIYVQYKGTVSVKSSSDEKECDVTGLVMISSSQIIVADRINRNIKLIDVEIGALISEITLSSVPNDVISLPQNKLAVALPGEKCIQILSYANTDKSALKWTGREIPLTSMTSQGMNHPSESRS, from the exons ATGGAGGTACCAGGGAAATTAGCTGATTCTTCCGATCAAGACTCGAACTTGATATGCCTTCCATGTGATAGAGATGGCTTGAGGGAATCAGTTTATGGCTTTTGCCAGGACTGCCAAGAACACCTGTGTGAAACATGTTTTAAGCACCACAAAAGGTCAAGGCCATCGAGGAACCATGTCCTTCTTGGCAGAGACGAAATGCCAAAGAACCAAAAAATTGATATTGTGGGACCTGATGACAAAACGGATTTTTGTGCAAATCATAAAGATAAATCGTTGGAGTTTTACTGTAACAAACACAGGAAAGTTGCATGTTATGTTTGCGTTACATTGGAACACAAACTTTGCGATGTAGACTATATTCCTGATATATCAGGAAGTGTGTCTGATGAGATAAGGAATTTGATAACAGAAATGGAATATTTGGTTAACAAATGTAAAACCAACATGGAAAATGCTAAAGCAGCTACACATCAGCTGGACCTGAACTATAAGAAAGTTGCTGAAGACATCAAGCTTTTTAGGAAAGAAATAAATGATTGTTTAGATCATATGGAAATTGAGGTAAATAGAAAAGTTGAAGCTCTTGTACACACggcaaaacttaaacaagaaaatGTTAACGTAGCTTGTGGAGAAATAGTCGAAGAAGTGAATTGTTCGCAGTTGAATCTAAACTATCTAAATGAGGAAAATAAGCAGAACCAACTATTTATTGAAATGAAGCATGTTGAGGACCGTCTGTCTGTACTGACATGTAAGGAAAAGCAAATACTCGAGGACAATGAATTAGAAGTAGATATTGAATTTACCCCAAACAAAAAGATAATTGAGCTACTCAAGACTGAGAACAACTTTGGAAGTGTATCTCAGTATGGAAAACCATCAGCGGATAAAGCAATATATGTACAATACAAAGGTACTGTCAGCGTTAAGTCTTCATCTGATGAGAAGGAATGCGACGTCACTGGTCTGGTTATGATTTCTTCATCGCAAATAATCGTCGCTGACCGAATCAACAGAAATATCAAACTTATTGACGTGGAAATTGGTGCATTAATATCAGAAATAACACTCTCTTCAGTTCCCAATGATGTAATAAGTCTTCCACAAAATAAACTTGCTGTAGCTTTGCCTGGTGAAAAATGTATCCAGATTTTGTCTTATGCTAACACAG ACAAAAGTGCGTTAAAATGGACTGGCAGGGAAATACCATTAACGTCTATGACGAGCCAGGGTATGAATCACCCTTCGGAATCCAGGAGTTAG
- the LOC128558046 gene encoding lipase ZK262.3-like has product MSLQNTCKVDQNIKSPPQCPVDHEAYGVYDPQLAYTNTLLSAIAYSDTPTKCMNSIVPDGNFELIHAVGRRCEDLFLFEYEECYAYTAISHTLKIIVLAYRGTTTTYGNKQLYDEIVSILTTPKTSFITGGEVQYYFKQAYDKLFPCVRNSIEEIVQQNPDYDVVITGHSLGGAIASLSAASLIYTGVVRKTKLSLYTFGMPRVGDKEYAINHDRIVNNSWRVVHGRDIVAHLPTCNLLFGCRVTANGPYHHRTEIFYKADPMTISSTYIQCEGNEDDLCSDGLVTKNWCVPGEDLDDCIDYHKVYFGIPVGTYCNEKDSRRKRSATERSRMWDNFSSDECKRINITKGSTVNAATEACKIQESFLILITLLIFEKAMI; this is encoded by the coding sequence ATGTCCCTTCAGAATACGTGCAAGGTTGATCAAAATATTAAGTCTCCACCACAGTGTCCGGTTGATCATGAAGCGTACGGTGTTTACGACCCTCAACTGGCGTACACGAACACTCTTCTATCAGCGATAGCTTATTCTGATACTCCGACAAAATGCATGAATAGCATTGTTCCTGATGGTAATTTTGAACTAATACACGCGGTTGGTCGCAGGTGCGAGGACCTCTTTTTGTTTGAATACGAGGAATGTTATGCATACACAGCTATTTCGCATACATTGAAGATTATTGTTCTGGCCTATCGTGGGACTACTACTACCTATGGAAACAAACAGCTCTATGATGAAATTGTTTCAATTTTGACGACACCAAAAACGTCCTTTATAACCGGAGGGGAAGTACAGTATTATTTTAAACAAGCATATGACAAACTGTTCCCATGTGTTCGCAATAGCATAGAAGAAATAGTCCAGCAAAATCCGGATTATGATGTTGTAATAACGGGCCATTCACTTGGTGGGGCGATAGCTTCACTTTCCGCCGCGTCACTTATATATACAGGCGTTGTACGTAAAACTAAATTGTCTTTGTACACATTTGGAATGCCAAGGGTTGGGGATAAAGAGTATGCTATCAATCACGATAGAATTGTTAACAATAGCTGGCGTGTCGTTCACGGTAGAGACATAGTCGCACATCTTCCAACTTGTAACTTATTGTTTGGATGTAGAGTAACAGCAAATGGTCCATACCATCACCGAACAGAAATTTTCTACAAAGCAGATCCTATGACCATAAGTTCCACTTATATACAGTGTGAAGGGAATGAAGATGACCTATGTAGTGACGGTCTTGTAACTAAGAACTGGTGTGTACCGGGTGAAGATTTAGATGACTGCATTGACTATCATAAAGTGTACTTTGGAATTCCAGTCGGAACATACTGTAATGAAAAAGACTCTCGAAGAAAACGCAGCGCAACTGAGCGCTCGCGGATGTGGGATAACTTTTCAAGCGATGAATGCAAGCGAATTAATATAACCAAAGGATCTACAGTCAACGCCGCAACCGAAGCGTGCAAAATTCAAGAAagctttttaattttaataactttattgatttttgaaaagGCTATGATTTAA